The Stieleria sp. JC731 genome has a segment encoding these proteins:
- a CDS encoding O-methyltransferase, which produces MEIDELLDQIYTTGQLNDETSVDRSSKMLNITPSTGAFLDLLVSDLKPKRILELGTSNGYSTIWLARAAQRIGAVIDTVDHSPRKTEMARENLEQSGLLKDVTLHTSDGGAFLSRCPTSTYQLVFLDSDRSAYLDWADDLIRVTQFGLIVVDNAQSHPEELVPLRRYLSDSQRFSQAVLPIGKGQLIIHQTTPI; this is translated from the coding sequence ATGGAAATCGACGAGCTGCTCGATCAGATCTACACGACTGGTCAATTGAACGATGAGACCAGCGTCGACCGTTCGTCAAAAATGCTGAACATCACTCCATCCACCGGCGCATTTCTTGACCTATTGGTTTCGGATTTGAAACCAAAACGAATTCTTGAACTCGGCACCTCGAACGGCTACTCAACCATTTGGCTCGCCCGTGCGGCACAAAGAATTGGTGCGGTGATCGACACCGTTGATCACAGTCCTCGCAAAACGGAAATGGCTCGCGAGAACTTAGAACAGAGCGGATTGTTGAAAGATGTGACGCTTCACACAAGCGACGGCGGTGCTTTTCTGAGTCGCTGCCCGACGTCGACCTACCAGCTGGTATTTCTTGACTCCGACCGGTCCGCGTATCTGGACTGGGCGGACGACCTAATTCGCGTCACCCAGTTCGGATTGATCGTGGTCGACAACGCGCAGTCACACCCTGAAGAACTCGTTCCGCTGCGGCGATACCTTTCAGACAGTCAGCGATTCTCGCAAGCGGTGCTACCGATTGGCAAAGGCCAGCTGATCATTCATCAAACCACGCCTATCTAG
- a CDS encoding DUF3179 domain-containing (seleno)protein, which produces MATVQPHLSETKRQSYLSSIIMGGIVCCSIPLGLFAYSKNTFSPQRQLTLRPLTEEQIAAERAREAAIGKQMAGNDNHPQIQALISFKGRSEPVLQDQASVSLSDSTEVIGVKVDGVECAFVLEPMARPENHILNMMLADKAVTVTYCDLANCVRVVTDQREESIPLNIGGLDIYNRMIVELDGELYAQSSKNLPLMDLPFERTTWGDWRRSNEETKIWIP; this is translated from the coding sequence ATGGCAACAGTACAACCACATCTAAGCGAAACGAAACGACAAAGCTATCTGAGCAGCATCATTATGGGGGGCATTGTGTGCTGTTCAATTCCGCTCGGTCTGTTTGCTTACAGTAAGAACACTTTCTCCCCGCAGCGACAACTGACGCTCCGGCCGCTGACCGAAGAGCAGATTGCCGCTGAGCGAGCGCGTGAAGCTGCGATCGGCAAGCAGATGGCTGGCAACGATAACCATCCTCAAATACAGGCATTGATTTCGTTCAAGGGGCGGAGCGAACCAGTTCTTCAAGATCAAGCGTCTGTCTCGCTTAGCGATTCGACCGAAGTGATCGGTGTCAAAGTCGACGGCGTTGAGTGCGCCTTTGTGCTTGAGCCGATGGCCCGCCCTGAAAACCATATTCTCAATATGATGTTGGCCGATAAGGCGGTGACGGTCACCTATTGTGACTTAGCGAACTGTGTTCGAGTTGTCACGGATCAACGAGAAGAGTCGATTCCGCTGAACATTGGTGGTTTGGACATCTACAACCGGATGATTGTCGAGCTAGATGGAGAGCTCTATGCCCAGTCCAGCAAGAACCTCCCTTTGATGGACTTGCCTTTTGAAAGGACGACGTGGGGTGACTGGCGCCGCAGCAATGAAGAAACCAAAATTTGGATTCCTTGA